The following proteins come from a genomic window of Acanthopagrus latus isolate v.2019 chromosome 5, fAcaLat1.1, whole genome shotgun sequence:
- the hsd17b3 gene encoding testosterone 17-beta-dehydrogenase 3, giving the protein MDLMDLFFISLGSAVALYYGVKLLLFSRMLFPKLWFPISESFFTSMGEWAVVTGASEGIGRAYAFVLAEQGMNVVIMSRTKVTLDQVAKEISDTTGRRVKVIVADFTEENVFSEIEDELKDLNIGVLVNNVGTLPSLIPCKFLEIPELDQTITKVINCNVKTMAKMCKIVLPGMNNRRKGVIVNISSGAASIPFPLYTLYTASKVFVERFSQGLQAEYKDKGIIIQAVAPFGVSTRMTAYQPTNILTPSPEEFVKFSQQYLRTGDKTNGSITHTILGLLLQTIPPKVLYAESMLHIMQDFVKRKAASKQSNFENGRNKLAGNTKCRHLD; this is encoded by the exons ATGGATCTcatggatttgtttttcatctctcttgGCTCTGCGGTCGCTCTCTACTATGGAGTGAAACTGCTGCTTTTCAGTAGGATGCTTTTCCCAAAACTGTGGTTTCCAATTTCAGAGTCCTTTTTCACCTCTATGGGAGAGTGGGCAG TGGTGACCGGAGCTTCAGAAGGCATAGGAAGAGCATATGCATTTGTA CTGGCGGAGCAAGGAATGAACGTGGTAATCATGAGCAGAACCAAAGTAACACTGGACCAGGTGGCCAAAGAAATAA GTGACACCACAGGGCGGAGGGTGAAAGTGATAGTAGCCGActtcacagaggaaaatgtcttcagtgaaaTTGAGGATGAACTTAAGGACCTCAACATCGGAGTTTTAG TCAATAACGTAGGCACGCTGCCCAGTCTCATCCCGTGCAAATTCCTTGAGATTCCAGAGCTGGACCAG ACAATTACAAAGGTGATCAACTGCAATGTGAAAACCATGGCAAAG atgtGCAAAATAGTCCTTCCAGGCATGAACAACAG GAGAAAAGGGGTGATTGTGAATATTTCATCTGGAGCCGCTTCGATTCCATTCCCTCTGTACACCCTGTATACTGCATCTAAA GTGTTTGTGGAAAGATTTTCTCAAGGTCTTCAAGCTGAATATAAAGACAAAGGGATTATTATACAG GCAGTAGCTCCCTTTGGTGTCTCCACTCGAATGACAGCttaccaaccaaccaacatcTTGACTCCGTCCCCCGAAGAATTTGTCAAATTCTCCCAGCAGTACCTCAGAACTGGGGACAAAACAAACGGCAGCATCACCCACACAATTCTG ggtTTGTTACTGCAGACTATCCCTCCCAAGGTCCTGTATGCAGAGTCGATGCTACACATCATGCAAGACTTTGTCAAGCGCAAAGCAGCATCTAAGCAGAGCAACTTTGAAAATGGTAGGAATAAATtagcaggaaacacaaagtgcAGACATTTGGATTGA